A stretch of the Actinomycetes bacterium genome encodes the following:
- a CDS encoding cell division protein FtsL translates to MSRKIKVISTLSRKVKLNILAIMFLAFVIVTVVLSLNQISKLIEEREKIVELQDKLSWIRNENIEMLAEEKTLYQEQGIENEARTQFNMTKQDEQNYFVVVEQEATENVNQDLMYSNSNLWGNIKIFYNNEIKEY, encoded by the coding sequence ATGAGTAGAAAAATTAAAGTCATAAGTACCCTTTCCAGGAAAGTAAAGTTAAATATACTGGCAATCATGTTCCTGGCTTTTGTGATTGTAACGGTTGTACTTTCCTTAAATCAGATATCCAAGCTTATAGAGGAGAGGGAAAAAATAGTAGAGCTTCAGGACAAGTTAAGCTGGATAAGAAATGAAAATATTGAAATGCTGGCCGAAGAAAAGACTCTTTACCAGGAACAGGGTATAGAGAATGAAGCCAGGACCCAGTTTAATATGACCAAGCAGGATGAACAAAACTATTTTGTAGTGGTAGAGCAGGAAGCTACTGAGAATGTAAACCAGGATCTGATGTATTCTAATTCCAACCTCTGGGGCAATATAAAAATATTCTACAATAATGAAATCAAAGAGTATTAA